A part of Deinococcus cellulosilyticus NBRC 106333 = KACC 11606 genomic DNA contains:
- a CDS encoding 3-hydroxybutyrate dehydrogenase codes for MSTRIALVTGGTSGIGLGIVRRLKQDGLQVAALDLDSEHNRKVASEEEVLFVPANLAEREACKNAIGQVEEALGGLDVLVNNAGFQHISPIADFPEDTWDTMLHVMLTAPFLLSKYAWELLGRSGQGRIINIASVHGQVASPFKSAYISAKHGLIGFTRTAALEGAATGITVNAICPAYVRTPLVDRQLEDQARTRNIPIEEVVSKVMLEPAAIKQLLEPEDVAALVSYVASKAAWGMTGSVLNLDLGWTAR; via the coding sequence ATGTCAACACGCATCGCACTGGTCACTGGTGGCACCAGTGGCATTGGCCTGGGCATTGTTCGCAGGTTGAAACAGGACGGCCTGCAGGTCGCGGCCCTGGACCTGGATTCTGAACACAACCGCAAAGTGGCATCAGAGGAAGAAGTGCTCTTTGTGCCTGCCAATCTGGCAGAACGTGAAGCCTGCAAAAACGCCATCGGGCAGGTGGAAGAGGCCCTGGGGGGTCTGGACGTGCTGGTGAACAACGCTGGGTTTCAGCACATCAGCCCGATTGCAGATTTTCCCGAAGACACCTGGGACACCATGCTGCATGTGATGCTCACGGCACCCTTTTTGCTGTCCAAATACGCCTGGGAACTGCTTGGTCGCTCTGGTCAGGGGCGGATCATCAACATTGCTTCTGTGCATGGTCAGGTGGCGAGCCCTTTCAAAAGTGCCTACATCAGCGCCAAACATGGACTGATTGGTTTCACCCGGACGGCCGCTCTGGAAGGTGCAGCCACAGGCATCACGGTGAATGCCATCTGCCCGGCCTACGTGCGGACCCCACTGGTGGACAGGCAACTTGAAGACCAGGCGAGGACCCGCAACATTCCCATTGAAGAGGTGGTTTCGAAGGTCATGCTGGAACCTGCGGCCATCAAGCAGCTTCTGGAGCCAGAGGATGTCGCGGCTCTGGTGTCTTATGTGGCCTCAAAAGCCGCCTGGGGCATGACGGGTTCAGTGTTGAATCTGGACCTGGGCTGGACCGCCCGGTAA